The region TTCCGCGATTTCCGGACCGATGCCGTCTATCTGTGACAGTTCGTCCACACTGGCGCGTTCGATGGCGTCAAGCGATCCGAGCGTATTGGCGATAACACGTGCCGTAGGAGGACCGAGTCGCCTGATGGACAGGGCCACAAGCACACGCCATAAGTCGGCGTGGCGTGCCTTGTCAATTTCGTCAAGCATTTTCCTTGTGTTTTCCGCGGGACGTATATATACCGGCTGCACGCTGGATGCTCCGGAACGCGACACCTTGGTTTCCTCTCGGACCACCATGGCATCCTCAGGCACATCATATCCGGGATATTCCGCGGATTCATCGACTTCGTCCTTACGCTTTCTCGCCACTGTCGGAGTCGTCCAAAACGCCGGAACCTGATGCCACAGGCCTGATCCGCCGATACGTTTGCGTGTTTTTTTCGGTTTACCGTTCTTGCCGACGGTTTCGTGGATTTCGATGATTGGCGCTTCTCGCCATACGCGAACATCCTGCAAATCGGAGGATGTCAGCGAGAACAGACCGGCCTCGCTGGACAACACCGGCGTTTGCCGGGCCGGCAGTTCCAGCCCTTCCATCGGCTCGTACGGTTCTGGCTCCTGCCCCGGTGCCACCACGATTTCCGTGATGTTCGGCGCGTAGATCGCCACCGAATCGGGGCGATCCTCTTCCGGATTCGTCAACGCGATGGCCGATTGGTCACCCAGATGTTCGATATCGAACGCCTTTCTGGACGCCAGGTTGATGATGCGTTCGGTTAACTGTGCCGGGCAGGACTCCACGTTCGGGCAGCGGATGTCCTTGTCCCCCTCTTTGGCTGGAGCGAGTTGTGCCCCACAGCTCGGGCACTGCGAAGGCATCACGAAACGGCGCAGCTGGTCCTCACGTCCTTCCCTACGTTCCAATACTGGACCTACAAGTTCGGGAATCACATCGCCTGCCTTGCGCACCACAACGGTGTCGCCGATAAGCACGCCCTTACGTTCCACCTCGAACGGATTGTGCAAAGTGGTTCTCGATACCGTTGAACCCGCAACATATACGGGCTTCAGAATGGCTACCGGCGTCACGCGGCCGGTACGCCCCACTTGCACGGTGATGTCGAGCAACTCCGTGTTGACTTCCTCGGGCGGATACTTGTAGGCGATGGCCCAACGTGGCGCACGCGAGGTCGCGCCCAGCGACCGCTGCAACCCCAGATCGTCCACTTTCACGACGATGCCGTCGAGCGCATGCTCGATGTCACCGCGATGCTCGCCGTAGTAGTCGATCATGTCGAGGATTTGGCTGAATGTGGTGACTTCACGGTTGTGCGGAGAGACCGGTATGCCCCACTTCTTGTATAGCTCGTACGCCTCGGATTGGTTGTTGACGATATCGTGTCCGTCGCCGCGTTTGGCACCCCATTGGAGCGTGCCGATACCGTGCGCGTAGAAACTAAGCCTTCTGGTGGAGGTGATGCGCGGGTCTTTCTGACGCAGGCTTCCTGCGGCCGCGTTGCGCGGATTAGCGAAAGGCGCGCGTCCCGCATCCTCGCTTTCCCTGTTGAGCGTGTTGAAATCATCCCATCGCATGAAAACCTCACCGCGGATCTCCACAAATTCAGGAATATCCTCCTCTGGTCCGGCAAGATTCTGCGGAATGGTGGAGATGGTGCGCACATTGAGTGTGATATCTTCGCCAGTCACACCGTCGCCTCTGGTCAGACCCTGTTCAAGCACGCCATTACGATAGATGAGATTGAGCGCAAGCCCATCAATCTTCACTTCGCAGGTCATTGGCAGCGGCTTCGTATCCGACCAATCAAGGCCTCGGATGACACTGTCATACCATTCGCGTAATTCCTCAAGCGAAAAGACATCGTCAAGACTCATCATGCGTGACGGGTGACGCACCGATGCGAAATCGTTGGAGAAGGTGCCCCCAACACGATGCGTCGGCGATTGCGTAGAGTCGAGGGATGGAAACTGCGCCTCCAAAGCCTGTAGGCAGCGCATTCTCGCATCGTAGGCCGCATCAGACGAAACCGGCGCATCATCGATATAGTATGCAATCTGATCGGATTCCACCCATGCTGCCACTCGCGCCCACAATCGCGCCGCGGCTTCAGCACTCATCGACGAAACGTCAAGCCTGTCCAGTCGCATGGCGTCCGCATCAGTCGCCTGCAATGCGGCGATCCACCGTTCGCTTCCCGGCGCATATGAGGCGACTCCCCCATCTGCCGCCACGGGCGTCGACGTGCCCGCGGCACCGCCATCCGTTTCGGAAGCGTCAAAATCCCATGCGAGCTGTTCGGAATCGTCATGCCTTGTCATTGTCACTACCTTGTCAACGTTTTTCGATGTGCTTTCAGTACTGTCGGTCGGCGACACTTCAAACAGTATCGCACAAATGTTCGATTAACGTGCCGTCGACGCTGAATTATTCGCTCCGGATGGCGTCAGTCAGTTGTTCAACGATCTCAGGAACTGCATCTGCACCACGTCGGCCCCGTCTCGTTCCTCGTCATCCATTCTGGATGCGGCCACCGAAAGCGTTCTTGCCGGCACGAACATGCCCTCGTCCACGCAGACTCGCGCGGCCTTGCGCACCAAGGACGCAACCCGCGTGTTGGGCCATACCGGCAGTCCAGCCTGCGCAAGCACATGCATGGCTTCCGGAACATTGGTAGGCACTGGAATGCACTGCGATTGCGCGCGTCCGATTAATTCCTGAAGCTCACCTTCCAACATGGCGATACGCCCCGGAGCGATCTCTTCGCTCATGATATATGAGGCGGCCGCAATGTCGAAATGATCGCACATCCATTCCGCGTAGGCGAGCCTATAGTAAGCGAACGATGCATCCTCACGGTCGAGTGCGACATGCAACGCGTTGAGACATGCGGCTCTAGCCGGATCCCAATCCTCGGAGCGTGCCAACTGCACCGCCAGTTTAAGGTGTGAGAGCGGATAAGCAGGCGCGTATCGCACCATCGCGTTGAGATGCGGCAGCGCGGCCTTGACTCCTTTGACCTGTGCGAGCACGTCAGCTAGTTCCATATGCGCATAGAACAGGTTGTCAGGGATAAGCACGGTACGTTCGCCTTCCGTAGCAAACATACGGTTATAGATGACACGTTCCGCATACGAGTTGAAATACCGTGGCACGCCCGGATTCGAAACGAACAGCTGATCCATTCGTTCCAGCGCCGCTTCGGCCAATTCCACGCTCTGATCGATCTGCCCGGAAAACAGCAGATCCCTCGCCTTGATGCGCTCCGCATCGAGCTCGTCAGCCACGCGGAATGAGAAATCCGGCGTGTCCTTACCATCAATAAGAGCGCTCGTCACTTGCGGAGCCAGGGCCGTTAACTCAGGGTCGGAGATGGCATTGATGACGTCCATGGCCTGCTTCGCTTTGGCCACCGATTCCAGATGGGGGTCCTGCGCGATCCTATGGAATTCGCCAACCGCGCGCTGCAGCAGATCCACACGTTGGATGGACAGCCCTGACATGTCGCGGCAGCCAAACAGTTGCGCCGTATCATGGTCGAACGCGGCGTCAGAAAGCTCGGGCTCCTCCTGGCTCCCCGCCGGAGAGAAACGGCTGTCACGCAGGTCGAGTGCAGCATCCACCGGCTTCAACGCTCCAAGACCATCCACATCCATTTCCGCGCCGAACATGCGGTACGTGCCTGTCGGATCAGACAGTCCGCACTCACCCAACCGTTCCATGAACTCGCTTCTGGTAAAGGTGACCGTCACCAGATTGCGCACGGTTGGATTCTTGCGAAGCTGGCTCAACGGATCGTCGCCATCCCCGTCGAAATCGTTATAGCCGATCAGACCAGCATCAAGACCATCATGCGTGGAATGCTCGGAATCGCCCTCCTCGCCGGTGGACTCGTTTGAGGCTTCGTCAGGAACCGCAAACGCCATCTCGTCGAAGTCGATATCTTTCATCAGAGCCTCGAACTGGCTGTTCAGCGAATCGTCCGCATCATCGCCGTCACCGTCATCGGCACCCAAGTCAGCGGTTTTCGGCGTCACTGGCCGAGACGGATCCCCATGGAAATCGCCGTCCTTCGGATCGGCTTTGGATCCGGAAACGCCCATATCTCCGGTACGGATTCGTTCGAACGCGGCCAATGCCTCGCTCATCAGCTCGCTGATGGCGGAATCCTGCTCGGCCACGGCCTCCTCCAAACCAATCGAATCAATGTGCATCGATACGCGCTGGATGCCTGGATCGGCACCAAAACTCAACGCGGCCATCATCAGTCCGACACGCAGATTGTAGTCCGCGCTCATGCGAGCGCGTTCGGCGTCCGTCATGTCCGCCCATGCATGGCGTGTCGCATCGTATCTGGTGGACGGCATCATGGAAACGCCTGCGGAAGTAAAGCCGATCGCCATATTGCCGTCCTTGAGGCTGCATCGGAAATCCACGTCGAAACGGTATGGAAGGCGCATGCTGCGCAGCAGCCGAGACATTGTCTGGCGGTACACCCATTCCGAACCGCCTTCGCGGCCTAAGGCGACGCCATCCGTGCCGCCCTTCGTGTTTTCGGCAATGGAACGCCTGGTTTCCGAGGCGATGTCCACCAGACGCATGACGGCCTGCACGCCATCATCCTGCCGGGAGTCGAGGATTGCGCCGAATTCGTCATCCGGTTTCAATGCGATCAACGCCGGATTTTCCAGCAACGCCATGTCGATCTGCGCCGCTTCGGCTCGTGTCACGGTGTCTTCCGTGGGGAGCCTGCCGATACGGGCGTTGCGTTCC is a window of Bifidobacterium catenulatum DSM 16992 = JCM 1194 = LMG 11043 DNA encoding:
- the ligA gene encoding NAD-dependent DNA ligase LigA, which encodes MTRHDDSEQLAWDFDASETDGGAAGTSTPVAADGGVASYAPGSERWIAALQATDADAMRLDRLDVSSMSAEAAARLWARVAAWVESDQIAYYIDDAPVSSDAAYDARMRCLQALEAQFPSLDSTQSPTHRVGGTFSNDFASVRHPSRMMSLDDVFSLEELREWYDSVIRGLDWSDTKPLPMTCEVKIDGLALNLIYRNGVLEQGLTRGDGVTGEDITLNVRTISTIPQNLAGPEEDIPEFVEIRGEVFMRWDDFNTLNRESEDAGRAPFANPRNAAAGSLRQKDPRITSTRRLSFYAHGIGTLQWGAKRGDGHDIVNNQSEAYELYKKWGIPVSPHNREVTTFSQILDMIDYYGEHRGDIEHALDGIVVKVDDLGLQRSLGATSRAPRWAIAYKYPPEEVNTELLDITVQVGRTGRVTPVAILKPVYVAGSTVSRTTLHNPFEVERKGVLIGDTVVVRKAGDVIPELVGPVLERREGREDQLRRFVMPSQCPSCGAQLAPAKEGDKDIRCPNVESCPAQLTERIINLASRKAFDIEHLGDQSAIALTNPEEDRPDSVAIYAPNITEIVVAPGQEPEPYEPMEGLELPARQTPVLSSEAGLFSLTSSDLQDVRVWREAPIIEIHETVGKNGKPKKTRKRIGGSGLWHQVPAFWTTPTVARKRKDEVDESAEYPGYDVPEDAMVVREETKVSRSGASSVQPVYIRPAENTRKMLDEIDKARHADLWRVLVALSIRRLGPPTARVIANTLGSLDAIERASVDELSQIDGIGPEIAESVVTWFASAKEPGDWRGTVLEAWKAAGVGAEQVEISTLPQTLEGKTVVVTGSLIDFSRDSAKEAIISRGGRASGSVSKKTDWVVIGENAGAKAAKAEELGVPMLNEDQFKILLENGTV
- a CDS encoding tetratricopeptide repeat protein; translation: MQGVRQLINHNKHPHNATDTNPFGKALDTPDDIVGELTRNAIKLNPLIKRRIIKGFEGVPNTLQLGWAQLPQTQGKAFSIGLFTDTNHFAQIALADNKARVFAGTDPEMDVQELDPRFIFVKEETLTLPDGPRFGHAANGTPKMVRASQGGVVGRMPGGRMMWLASWLKVGNRYTLEQMRANLPEAMRFDLEYRDAIAIAFFAAYMLPQMNGLLVGFGTGNIFRRLNREAPMGAIRRSIRDTMSARSHGMRASGLEDYFADLMREAGALDKDQGLEAVHGAEPLHLYTSSYSGCYFFAWDSTLPFSASLRALNIEGNLNRFAAVSSWLERNARIGRLPTEDTVTRAEAAQIDMALLENPALIALKPDDEFGAILDSRQDDGVQAVMRLVDIASETRRSIAENTKGGTDGVALGREGGSEWVYRQTMSRLLRSMRLPYRFDVDFRCSLKDGNMAIGFTSAGVSMMPSTRYDATRHAWADMTDAERARMSADYNLRVGLMMAALSFGADPGIQRVSMHIDSIGLEEAVAEQDSAISELMSEALAAFERIRTGDMGVSGSKADPKDGDFHGDPSRPVTPKTADLGADDGDGDDADDSLNSQFEALMKDIDFDEMAFAVPDEASNESTGEEGDSEHSTHDGLDAGLIGYNDFDGDGDDPLSQLRKNPTVRNLVTVTFTRSEFMERLGECGLSDPTGTYRMFGAEMDVDGLGALKPVDAALDLRDSRFSPAGSQEEPELSDAAFDHDTAQLFGCRDMSGLSIQRVDLLQRAVGEFHRIAQDPHLESVAKAKQAMDVINAISDPELTALAPQVTSALIDGKDTPDFSFRVADELDAERIKARDLLFSGQIDQSVELAEAALERMDQLFVSNPGVPRYFNSYAERVIYNRMFATEGERTVLIPDNLFYAHMELADVLAQVKGVKAALPHLNAMVRYAPAYPLSHLKLAVQLARSEDWDPARAACLNALHVALDREDASFAYYRLAYAEWMCDHFDIAAASYIMSEEIAPGRIAMLEGELQELIGRAQSQCIPVPTNVPEAMHVLAQAGLPVWPNTRVASLVRKAARVCVDEGMFVPARTLSVAASRMDDEERDGADVVQMQFLRSLNN